Genomic window (Agromyces mariniharenae):
CGCCGAGCTGGTCTTCGCGATCTTCCTGTATCGCAACTGGCGCCTGCCGGTCGCGCTCCTCGCCGGCGCAGGCGCCGGCCTCGCGATGGCGATCAACGACCTGATCCTCTGGTACGCCGGTGCGGCGCCGACGTTCGCGATCGTCTACACGATCTCGGCGGTCGTCGGCGGCGCGGTCATCGCGGGCGGCCTGTCGTGGCTCGCCGTACGCGGGCTCGCCAGGGCGGGCGCGCTCGACCGCTTCGCCGCGGGACGCGAGCTCCGGACGGTCTGACGTGGCGACGCACGACGCGTCGTCGTCGGGCGCGGCGTCGGTCGTCGCCCGGGGCTGGGGCTGGCGGCACGGCGGGCGGCGCCTGCCCGCCGTGCACGACCTCGACCTCGAGATCCGACCGGGCGAGCGCGTGCTGCTCCTCGGCGCCTCGGGGTCGGGCAAGTCCACCCTGCTGCACGGCATGGCGGGCGTGCTCGGCGGCGATGACGAGGGCGAGGTCCTCGGCGAGCTGCTCGTCGACGGGCGCCCGGCGGCGGCGTCGCGCGGCCGGTCGGGCCTCGTGCTGCAGGACCCCGACGCGCAGGTCGTCATGGCCCGGCTCGGCGACGACGTGGCGTTCGGCCTCGAGAACCTCGGCGTCGCGCGCGACGACATCTGGCCGCGCGTGCGGGCGGCGCTCGGCGCGGTGGGCCTCGACCTCCCGCTCGAGCATGCCACCGCCGACCTGTCCGGCGGCCAGCGCCAGCGGCTCGCCCTCGCGGGCGTGCTGGCCATGCGGCCGGGGCTGATCCTCCTCGACGAGCCCACCGCGAACCTCGATCCGTCGGGCGTGCGCGAGGTGCGCGACGCGGTCGCGCGCGTCGCCGAGGAGACGGGTGCGACGCTCGTCGTCATCGAGCATCGGGTGTCCACCTGGCTGCCCGCGGTCGACCGCATCGTCGTCCTCGGCGCGGGCGGGGGCCTGCTCGCCGACGGCGCGCCCGGGCAGGTGCTCGCCGAACGCGGGGCCGAGCTCCGGGCGGCCGGGGTGTGGCTTCCCGACGAGGTGCCGTGGCGCGCGCCGGCGCGCGATGCGTCGGCGCGGCATCCGCTGCTCACGACCGAGGGGCTCGACGTCGCCCGCGTTCCGGGCGCGCCCGTGCTGCGCGGCGTGGGCGTCACGGTCGATGCGGGCGGCATCCTCGCGGTGACGGGGCCGAACGGCGCCGGCAAGTCGACGCTCGCGCTCACGCTGGCCGGCCTGCTCCGCCCCGAGGGCGGACGTCTCGAGCCGTCGGCGGAGCTCGCGGGCGGGCTCCGCGGCGAGCCGTGGCGCTGGCGTTCGCGCGACCTGCTCACGCGAATCGGCACCGTGTTCCAGAGCCCCGAGCACCAGTTCCTCACCGGATCGGTGCGGGCGGAGCTCGAGGTCGGGCCGCGGGCGCTGAAGCTGCCGGCCGACGAGCGCGAGCGCCGCGTCGACGAGCTGCTGGCCGTCCTGCGGCTCGAGCGGCTCGCCGAGGCGAACCCGTTCACGCTGTCGGGCGGCGAGAAGCGCCGCCTCTCGGTCGCGAGCGCCCTGGCCACGCGCCCCCGCATGCTCGTGCTCGACGAGCCGACGTTCGGGCAGGACGCCACGAC
Coding sequences:
- a CDS encoding ABC transporter ATP-binding protein, whose amino-acid sequence is MATHDASSSGAASVVARGWGWRHGGRRLPAVHDLDLEIRPGERVLLLGASGSGKSTLLHGMAGVLGGDDEGEVLGELLVDGRPAAASRGRSGLVLQDPDAQVVMARLGDDVAFGLENLGVARDDIWPRVRAALGAVGLDLPLEHATADLSGGQRQRLALAGVLAMRPGLILLDEPTANLDPSGVREVRDAVARVAEETGATLVVIEHRVSTWLPAVDRIVVLGAGGGLLADGAPGQVLAERGAELRAAGVWLPDEVPWRAPARDASARHPLLTTEGLDVARVPGAPVLRGVGVTVDAGGILAVTGPNGAGKSTLALTLAGLLRPEGGRLEPSAELAGGLRGEPWRWRSRDLLTRIGTVFQSPEHQFLTGSVRAELEVGPRALKLPADERERRVDELLAVLRLERLAEANPFTLSGGEKRRLSVASALATRPRMLVLDEPTFGQDATTWRELARLIVDLRDHGVGVVAVTHDDVFVDAIADRRLELGAVPLPSSGGAR